A region of Kribbella sp. NBC_01245 DNA encodes the following proteins:
- a CDS encoding mannosyltransferase family protein, which produces MAVYSFVHDEPTGPRGDTGNGIRRGTARRAARRSKRGLLSWWQDIRPELVVRETLAWWLITRVGIFLISISAPLLYNRDENYPSVWRAWMQWDVWHFKAIAEYGYANGEPSGAPLAAFFPGLPVLMRAVGWTGIGPVAGGIVVSLVASAVAGVAIARLAQHEFSRYGEKIGPTAALVWFTAPVAVFLAAPYTEALFCALAFPGWLAARQGRWARAAVLVALACTVRVSGVFLAAALVVEFLTSRKREWHSAPWLLLPALPVIGFMAYLRGIHGTWFAWQDAQEKGWAREFTMPWTALDHTIEAATTGFFAAARSDWTWMFRAELVTLLVGLALLGWLLWRRSWGEAVWIVATLGGFATSYWFFSLTRATLLWWPLWIGLAVLIHRRPWLGRIYLGLAIPLAVLWASAFFTGRWAG; this is translated from the coding sequence GTGGCGGTGTACTCGTTCGTGCATGACGAGCCGACCGGGCCACGGGGGGACACGGGGAACGGCATACGACGGGGGACAGCGCGTAGGGCGGCAAGACGGTCCAAGCGCGGCCTGCTGAGTTGGTGGCAGGACATCCGGCCAGAGCTGGTCGTCCGGGAAACGCTCGCGTGGTGGCTCATCACCCGCGTCGGCATCTTCCTGATCTCGATCTCGGCTCCACTGCTCTACAACCGCGACGAGAACTACCCGAGCGTCTGGCGTGCCTGGATGCAATGGGACGTCTGGCACTTCAAGGCCATCGCGGAGTACGGCTACGCCAACGGTGAACCCAGTGGGGCACCACTGGCCGCGTTCTTCCCGGGACTGCCGGTGCTGATGCGAGCAGTCGGCTGGACCGGTATCGGCCCGGTCGCCGGCGGAATCGTCGTCTCGCTGGTCGCAAGCGCTGTCGCGGGTGTAGCGATCGCCCGGCTCGCTCAGCACGAGTTCAGCCGGTACGGCGAGAAGATCGGGCCGACCGCCGCCCTCGTCTGGTTCACCGCCCCGGTGGCGGTCTTTCTGGCCGCTCCGTACACCGAGGCCCTCTTCTGCGCCCTGGCCTTCCCCGGCTGGCTGGCCGCGCGGCAGGGCCGGTGGGCGCGGGCGGCGGTACTGGTCGCACTGGCCTGCACTGTCCGGGTCTCGGGCGTATTCCTCGCCGCGGCCCTGGTGGTCGAGTTCCTGACCTCGCGGAAGCGGGAGTGGCACTCGGCGCCCTGGCTGCTTCTGCCCGCACTGCCGGTCATCGGGTTCATGGCGTATCTACGCGGTATCCACGGCACCTGGTTCGCCTGGCAGGACGCGCAGGAGAAGGGTTGGGCCCGGGAGTTCACGATGCCGTGGACCGCTCTCGACCACACGATCGAAGCCGCGACCACAGGCTTCTTCGCCGCGGCCCGGAGCGACTGGACCTGGATGTTCCGGGCGGAGCTCGTCACGCTGCTGGTCGGACTGGCCCTGCTCGGCTGGTTGCTCTGGCGCCGCTCGTGGGGCGAGGCCGTCTGGATCGTCGCGACCCTCGGCGGGTTCGCCACGTCGTACTGGTTCTTCTCGCTGACCCGGGCCACGTTGTTGTGGTGGCCGCTGTGGATCGGCCTGGCCGTCCTGATCCACCGACGACCCTGGCTGGGCCGGATCTACCTCGGCCTGGCCATACCCCTCGCCGTACTCTGGGCCTCCGCGTTTTTCACCGGTCGCTGGGCCGGCTAG
- a CDS encoding GH92 family glycosyl hydrolase produces the protein MTSASAARSAAAQAAPQKATAPQSASAARASFFTSFEPGDPQPGPADTVDTGKGAGGVEGPTPTGIGGSEMDKVTAVTANGENTGAGEIAANVADGDKFTKWLVFEPTGWLRFELSEAVTIRKYALTSANDADGRDPQDWTLQGSADGTTWTNLDSRTGEDFPERFQTKVYEFTNETAYRFFRLDITKNHGDGIVQLADVTLSNGAPLPPPGKTVESRLDSGPTSAYNARARTGFTGVHSFRYAGHQTAEGRGYTWNKILDVNLKVGTTSNLTYKIFPEHVEGDLTYPSTYAAVDLKFTDGTYLSDLKAKDHHGFGLSPRGQGDAKGLSTNQWNNIEAAIGKVAAGKTIESVLVGYDKPTGPADFRGWIDDIAISSVANAAADTTAATTAAAKHPSDLAITTRGTNSTGGFSRGNNFPATAVPHGFNFWTPVTNAGSRSWLYEYAKANNEQNRPELQAFSISHEPSPWMGDRQTFQVMPSIADAPTANRAARAWSFSHENEIAKPYYYGVDFDNGNKVELAPTDHAAILRFSFAQGNGSLVFDNVSNEGGLTLDPATGVVTGYSDVKSGLSTGAGRLFVYGVVDQPVASSGKLTNGGGANVGGFLKFAPSVKQVHLRMATSLIGTAQAKKNLEQEVVGTTFDKVKTAAQQAWDKRLGIIEVEGASADQLTTLYSNLYRLFLYPNSGFENTGTVDKPVYTYASPVSPKVGTDTPTETGSKIVPGKMYVNNGFWDTYRTVWPAYSLFAPETATELVNGFVQQYKDGGWISRWSSPGYANLMVGTSSDVAFADAYLKGVPGLDVQAAYDASLKNAAARPPTDNVGRKGLNLSPFLGYTATSTSEGFSWSMDGYVNDYGIANMSKALYDKATKNDPRKQEYLDNYKYYLNRARNYVGLFDPAVNFFQGKDAVGVWRESPSTFDPRDWGGDFTETNAWNMAFSAPQDGAGLAAVYGGREGLAKKLDEFFATPETATFPGHYGGTIHEMLEARDVRMGQYGHSNQPSHHIPYMYNFAGQPSKTQEKVREVLDRLYLGSEIGQGYPGDEDNGEMSAWYLFSMLGFYPLQVGSPSYAIGSPLFTKATLKLGGGKTLVINAPKNSKTNVYVNGVQVNGKKWTSTALPHDLLAKGGRIDFDMTSTPSSWGTGRQDAPPSITKPGEDPMTWHDSTTDTGAVVTSAAGDVAKLVDNDSKTEVTLTGSAPTIDVKLAQGRPVAMYTLTNGLTGAPPAGWTLQGSNDGTSWTDVDKRSGEKWAFANYTRSFAVAAPKAFTQYRLVLTPAAGETGVTLAEVELLGTLKGVQAGTHPSEKVLEARPEPTPSQSIDRNFG, from the coding sequence ATGACTTCAGCAAGCGCCGCCCGCTCGGCTGCCGCTCAAGCGGCTCCCCAGAAAGCCACCGCGCCGCAATCCGCCTCGGCGGCGCGCGCGAGCTTCTTCACCTCGTTCGAGCCGGGCGACCCGCAGCCGGGGCCCGCTGACACCGTTGACACCGGCAAGGGCGCCGGCGGGGTGGAAGGTCCGACGCCGACCGGTATCGGCGGCAGCGAGATGGACAAGGTCACCGCGGTCACGGCGAACGGCGAGAACACCGGTGCCGGTGAAATCGCCGCGAATGTCGCGGACGGGGACAAGTTCACCAAGTGGCTCGTGTTCGAGCCGACCGGATGGCTGCGATTCGAGCTGTCCGAGGCCGTGACGATCCGCAAGTACGCACTGACGTCTGCGAACGACGCTGACGGCCGTGACCCGCAGGACTGGACGCTGCAGGGTTCGGCCGACGGTACGACGTGGACCAACCTGGACAGCCGCACCGGTGAGGACTTCCCGGAGCGCTTCCAGACCAAGGTCTACGAGTTCACCAACGAGACGGCGTACAGGTTCTTCCGGCTGGACATCACCAAGAACCACGGCGACGGCATCGTGCAGCTCGCCGACGTCACCTTGTCGAACGGCGCGCCGCTGCCGCCTCCGGGTAAGACTGTCGAGTCCCGGCTGGACTCCGGCCCGACGAGCGCCTACAACGCCAGAGCCCGCACTGGCTTCACTGGCGTCCACTCGTTCCGGTACGCCGGACACCAGACTGCCGAGGGCCGGGGCTACACCTGGAACAAGATCCTCGACGTCAACCTCAAGGTCGGCACGACGAGCAACCTGACGTACAAGATCTTCCCGGAACACGTCGAAGGTGATCTGACGTACCCGAGCACCTACGCGGCAGTGGACCTCAAGTTCACGGACGGGACGTACCTGAGCGACCTGAAGGCCAAGGACCACCATGGCTTCGGTCTCAGCCCGCGTGGTCAGGGCGACGCCAAGGGTCTTTCCACCAACCAGTGGAACAACATCGAGGCCGCGATCGGCAAGGTTGCCGCGGGTAAGACGATCGAGAGCGTGCTCGTCGGCTACGACAAGCCGACCGGCCCGGCGGACTTCCGCGGCTGGATCGACGACATCGCGATCAGCTCGGTCGCGAACGCCGCCGCCGACACCACCGCGGCCACCACGGCGGCTGCCAAGCACCCGTCGGACCTGGCCATCACCACCCGCGGTACGAACTCCACCGGCGGCTTCTCCCGGGGCAACAACTTCCCGGCGACCGCCGTACCGCACGGCTTCAACTTCTGGACGCCGGTCACGAACGCCGGTTCGCGCTCCTGGCTCTACGAGTACGCGAAGGCCAACAACGAGCAGAACCGCCCGGAGCTCCAGGCGTTCTCGATCAGCCATGAACCGAGCCCGTGGATGGGCGATCGGCAGACGTTCCAGGTGATGCCGTCGATCGCGGACGCGCCGACCGCGAACCGCGCGGCCCGGGCCTGGTCCTTCAGCCACGAGAACGAGATCGCCAAGCCGTACTACTACGGCGTCGACTTCGACAACGGCAACAAGGTCGAGCTCGCACCCACCGACCACGCCGCGATCCTGCGTTTTTCGTTTGCCCAGGGCAACGGTTCGCTGGTCTTCGACAACGTCAGCAACGAAGGCGGTCTGACCCTCGACCCGGCCACCGGCGTCGTAACCGGGTACAGCGACGTCAAGAGCGGCCTGTCCACCGGAGCCGGCCGGCTCTTCGTGTACGGCGTCGTCGACCAGCCCGTCGCGTCGAGCGGCAAGCTCACGAATGGCGGCGGCGCGAACGTCGGTGGCTTCCTCAAGTTCGCCCCGTCGGTCAAGCAGGTCCACCTGCGCATGGCGACCTCGCTGATCGGCACCGCCCAGGCCAAAAAGAACCTGGAGCAGGAGGTCGTCGGCACCACGTTCGACAAGGTCAAGACGGCCGCGCAGCAGGCCTGGGACAAGCGGCTCGGCATCATCGAGGTCGAGGGCGCGAGCGCGGACCAGCTGACCACGCTCTACTCGAACCTCTACCGGCTGTTCCTCTACCCGAACAGTGGTTTCGAGAACACTGGCACGGTCGACAAGCCCGTCTACACGTACGCCTCGCCGGTCTCGCCCAAGGTCGGCACGGATACTCCGACCGAGACCGGGTCGAAGATCGTGCCCGGCAAGATGTACGTCAACAACGGCTTCTGGGACACCTACCGAACGGTCTGGCCGGCGTACTCGCTGTTCGCGCCTGAGACCGCCACCGAGCTCGTGAACGGATTCGTCCAGCAGTACAAGGATGGCGGCTGGATCTCGCGCTGGTCCTCGCCGGGCTACGCCAACCTGATGGTCGGCACCAGCTCGGACGTGGCCTTCGCCGACGCGTACCTGAAGGGCGTGCCGGGTCTCGACGTCCAGGCGGCGTACGACGCTTCGCTGAAGAACGCGGCAGCCCGTCCCCCGACGGACAACGTCGGACGCAAGGGCCTGAACCTGTCGCCGTTCCTCGGTTACACCGCCACCTCCACGTCGGAGGGCTTCAGCTGGTCGATGGACGGTTACGTCAACGACTACGGCATCGCGAACATGTCGAAGGCGCTGTACGACAAGGCGACGAAGAACGACCCGCGCAAGCAGGAGTACCTGGACAACTACAAGTACTACCTGAACCGGGCCCGGAACTACGTCGGCCTGTTCGACCCGGCCGTGAACTTCTTCCAGGGCAAGGACGCCGTCGGAGTCTGGCGCGAGTCGCCGAGCACGTTCGACCCGCGCGACTGGGGTGGCGACTTCACCGAGACCAACGCCTGGAACATGGCCTTCTCGGCTCCGCAAGACGGTGCCGGCCTGGCTGCGGTGTACGGCGGCCGTGAGGGTCTGGCGAAGAAGCTGGACGAGTTCTTCGCGACACCCGAGACGGCGACGTTCCCCGGTCACTACGGCGGCACGATCCACGAGATGCTCGAGGCGCGGGACGTTCGCATGGGCCAGTACGGCCACAGCAACCAGCCGTCGCACCACATCCCGTACATGTACAACTTCGCCGGTCAGCCGTCGAAGACGCAGGAGAAGGTCCGTGAGGTGCTGGACCGGCTCTACCTGGGTTCCGAGATCGGCCAGGGCTACCCGGGCGACGAGGACAACGGTGAGATGTCCGCGTGGTACCTGTTCAGCATGCTCGGGTTCTACCCGCTGCAGGTCGGCAGCCCGTCGTACGCGATCGGCTCGCCGCTGTTCACCAAGGCGACGCTGAAGCTCGGCGGCGGCAAGACGCTGGTCATCAACGCCCCGAAGAACAGCAAGACCAACGTGTACGTCAATGGTGTCCAGGTCAACGGCAAGAAGTGGACCTCCACCGCGCTGCCGCACGACCTGCTCGCCAAGGGCGGCCGGATCGACTTCGACATGACCTCGACGCCCAGCTCCTGGGGTACGGGCCGCCAGGACGCGCCGCCGTCGATCACCAAGCCGGGCGAGGACCCGATGACCTGGCACGACTCCACCACCGACACCGGAGCCGTCGTCACCAGTGCCGCCGGGGACGTCGCCAAGCTGGTCGACAACGACTCGAAGACCGAGGTCACGCTGACCGGTTCCGCGCCGACGATCGACGTCAAGCTGGCCCAGGGTCGTCCGGTCGCGATGTACACCCTGACGAACGGCTTGACCGGTGCACCGCCGGCGGGCTGGACTCTGCAGGGGTCGAACGACGGCACGAGCTGGACCGACGTGGACAAGCGCTCGGGTGAGAAGTGGGCGTTCGCCAACTACACCCGCTCGTTCGCGGTGGCCGCGCCGAAGGCGTTCACGCAGTACCGGCTGGTGCTCACGCCGGCCGCGGGTGAGACCGGAGTGACGCTCGCCGAGGTCGAACTGCTCGGCACGCTGAAGGGCGTCCAGGCCGGCACGCACCCGTCCGAGAAGGTCCTGGAGGCACGGCCGGAGCCCACGCCTTCGCAGTCGATTGACCGGAACTTCGGGTAA
- a CDS encoding VOC family protein, translating to MSDVGVEFRAVVLDSPDPRRLADFYRQLLGWEIRDNGETWVTLHPPGGGSHLSFQLEPKYRPPSWPSEVDRQQMMTHLDLHADDLGEAERRAVELGAKVMPWQPQDDVRVLADPDGHIFCLF from the coding sequence ATGAGTGACGTGGGTGTCGAGTTCCGTGCGGTCGTGCTGGATTCGCCGGATCCTCGGCGGCTGGCCGACTTCTACCGGCAGCTGCTCGGGTGGGAGATCAGGGACAACGGCGAGACCTGGGTGACGCTGCACCCACCGGGCGGCGGGTCACACCTGTCGTTCCAGCTGGAGCCGAAGTACCGGCCGCCGAGCTGGCCGAGTGAGGTTGATCGGCAGCAGATGATGACGCATCTCGACCTGCACGCGGACGACCTCGGCGAGGCCGAACGGCGCGCGGTCGAGCTCGGCGCCAAGGTGATGCCGTGGCAACCCCAGGACGACGTTCGCGTGCTGGCGGATCCTGACGGGCACATCTTCTGCCTGTTCTGA
- a CDS encoding methyltransferase domain-containing protein, which translates to MVNVAFLDRIEETAGAAELRAESYRLLGLSPGQIVVDVGSGAGHAAAELVALGLVVTGVDPDADALEVARERAPGATFHAGTSERLPLADASVDGYRASRLFHLLADPEPTLAEARRVLRPGGRIVLVGHDYGFIAMDAADQDLTDVVLLGLESASVSPRAGRGLRNLLVDHGFRDVETVVQTDVVTDFDVMAGRLAAAADAAVKASLITTEDAGAWLADQTERGRSGHFLAACPTFLAAATR; encoded by the coding sequence ATGGTCAATGTGGCTTTCCTGGATCGGATCGAGGAGACGGCCGGCGCCGCGGAATTGCGGGCCGAGTCCTACCGCTTGCTGGGCCTGAGCCCGGGGCAGATCGTCGTGGACGTCGGGTCGGGCGCGGGCCATGCCGCCGCCGAACTGGTCGCGCTCGGCCTGGTCGTGACCGGCGTGGACCCGGACGCGGATGCGCTCGAGGTCGCCCGCGAGCGCGCGCCGGGTGCGACCTTTCATGCCGGTACGTCGGAACGCCTGCCGCTCGCGGACGCCTCGGTGGACGGGTATCGCGCGTCCCGGTTGTTCCATCTGCTGGCAGATCCCGAGCCGACGCTGGCCGAGGCGCGCAGGGTGTTGCGGCCGGGTGGGCGGATCGTGCTGGTCGGGCATGACTACGGGTTCATCGCGATGGACGCGGCCGACCAGGACCTCACGGACGTCGTACTACTCGGACTGGAGTCGGCCTCGGTCTCCCCGCGCGCCGGCCGGGGTCTGCGCAATCTGCTGGTGGACCACGGCTTCCGCGACGTCGAGACCGTCGTACAGACCGATGTGGTGACCGACTTCGACGTGATGGCAGGCCGACTCGCGGCGGCGGCGGACGCGGCGGTCAAGGCCAGCCTCATCACCACCGAGGACGCCGGCGCCTGGCTCGCGGACCAGACGGAGCGCGGTCGCTCGGGCCACTTCCTCGCGGCCTGCCCCACCTTCCTAGCCGCCGCCACCCGCTGA
- a CDS encoding MerR family transcriptional regulator, which translates to MKSTDLTIGDLAARFGLATHVLRHWESEGLLTPSRRVGNQRRYDAAAVDRVAVILRAKKAGLSLDRMRRVLTGGLAERRTVLKTQYDDLVAQIAEAQAALAMLDHALACRADPLESCPHFRQLAQAPAT; encoded by the coding sequence ATGAAGTCAACCGACCTCACCATCGGCGACCTCGCCGCCCGCTTCGGCCTCGCCACCCACGTACTGCGGCACTGGGAATCCGAGGGCCTGCTCACCCCCAGCCGTCGCGTCGGCAACCAGCGCCGGTACGACGCCGCGGCGGTCGACCGCGTCGCCGTCATCCTCCGCGCGAAGAAGGCCGGCCTGTCGCTGGACCGGATGCGCCGAGTCCTCACCGGCGGCCTCGCCGAACGCCGTACCGTGCTCAAAACCCAGTACGACGACCTGGTCGCCCAGATCGCCGAGGCTCAAGCTGCGCTGGCCATGCTCGACCACGCCCTCGCCTGCCGCGCCGACCCGCTCGAGTCCTGCCCGCACTTCCGCCAACTGGCCCAAGCCCCGGCCACGTGA
- a CDS encoding alanine racemase, translating to MPLTLHIDQARWREHLRSTWNESIVPVAKGNGYGVGNARLLAEAAALGAKTVAVGTYEEVPSDPQAEVVVLTPWRPFVRTQVGPNVIHTVSRLADLVSIPARSRVVVEVQTSMRRHGIGARELRHSMLMSSLDRVRFEGWSLHFPMGAGGYAANIREAAELGRQANAVRKGPLWVSHVPATKLGDIGENVRLRMGTGLWLGDRGALTVRATVLDVHSVRRGERVGYRQRRVAGDGHILVVSGGTAHGVGMEAPTAAATVRQRTIALAKGGLDAAGMALSPFTIDGKQRWFAEPPHMQASMLYLPSSVTPPHIGDEVGVDVRFTTTLFDQIVMD from the coding sequence ATGCCCCTGACTCTGCACATCGACCAGGCTCGGTGGCGCGAGCATTTACGTTCCACGTGGAACGAGTCCATCGTGCCGGTCGCGAAAGGTAACGGCTACGGCGTCGGCAATGCCCGACTGCTGGCCGAAGCAGCCGCCCTCGGCGCCAAGACGGTGGCCGTCGGTACCTATGAAGAAGTCCCGAGCGACCCGCAGGCCGAAGTGGTCGTCCTGACCCCGTGGCGCCCTTTCGTGCGCACGCAGGTCGGCCCGAACGTGATCCACACCGTCAGCCGGCTGGCCGACCTGGTCTCGATCCCGGCCCGCAGCCGCGTTGTCGTCGAGGTGCAGACCTCGATGCGCCGGCACGGGATCGGCGCCCGCGAACTACGGCACTCGATGCTGATGAGCTCGCTGGACCGGGTCCGTTTCGAAGGCTGGTCCCTGCACTTCCCGATGGGCGCCGGTGGTTACGCGGCGAACATCCGCGAGGCCGCCGAGCTCGGCCGCCAGGCGAACGCCGTACGCAAGGGACCCCTCTGGGTCTCGCACGTACCGGCGACCAAGCTCGGCGATATCGGCGAGAACGTGCGGCTCCGGATGGGCACCGGCCTATGGCTCGGCGACCGTGGTGCGCTGACCGTGCGGGCGACCGTGCTCGATGTGCACTCGGTACGTCGTGGCGAGCGCGTCGGTTATCGGCAGCGCCGGGTCGCAGGTGACGGGCACATCCTGGTCGTCTCCGGTGGCACCGCGCACGGTGTCGGGATGGAGGCGCCGACCGCGGCGGCGACCGTCCGGCAGCGCACGATCGCGCTCGCCAAGGGTGGTCTGGACGCGGCCGGAATGGCGTTGTCGCCGTTCACGATAGACGGCAAGCAGCGCTGGTTCGCCGAGCCGCCGCACATGCAGGCGAGCATGCTCTACCTGCCGTCATCGGTCACACCGCCACACATCGGCGACGAGGTCGGCGTCGACGTCCGCTTCACCACCACCCTGTTCGACCAGATCGTGATGGACTGA
- a CDS encoding lipid II:glycine glycyltransferase FemX: MSDLLIRPISTDDHAAFIASRPSASFLQTPGWAAVKGEWKAESLGWFDPANPAELLGSALVLYRQMPKVKRYLAYLPEGPVIDWDAIDVGRYLRPLAEHCKEQGAFGLRMGPPVATRRWSAKTIKDAIASGQQPRLGDVRPDVIEPSGATVIAQLHALGWKAPRVGEGFAAGQPQFVFQVPLGGKTPDDVLKGMNQLWRRNIKKADKLGVEVSLGTAEDLKAFHALYVETAERDHFTPRPLPYFVKMYEALTTQPHGCCDFRLYNAHHEGDLVASTIWIRVGRHSWYSYGASSTAKRDVRGSNAIQWRMMSDALESGATVYDLRGITDTLDPDDPHVGLIQFKVGTGGEAVEYVGEWDLPLNKPLYTAFDLYMRRR, from the coding sequence GTGAGTGACTTGTTGATCCGGCCCATCTCCACCGACGATCACGCGGCGTTCATCGCGTCGCGCCCGTCGGCGAGCTTCCTGCAGACCCCTGGCTGGGCGGCGGTGAAGGGCGAGTGGAAAGCGGAGTCGCTCGGCTGGTTCGATCCGGCCAATCCCGCTGAGCTGCTCGGCTCGGCGCTGGTGCTCTACCGGCAGATGCCGAAGGTGAAGCGTTATCTCGCCTATCTGCCCGAGGGCCCGGTGATCGACTGGGACGCGATCGACGTCGGCCGCTACCTGCGCCCACTGGCCGAACACTGCAAGGAACAAGGGGCTTTCGGCCTGCGGATGGGTCCGCCGGTCGCGACCCGGCGCTGGTCCGCGAAGACGATCAAGGACGCGATCGCCAGTGGTCAGCAGCCGCGCCTCGGTGATGTCCGGCCCGACGTGATCGAGCCGTCCGGCGCCACCGTGATCGCGCAGCTGCACGCCCTCGGCTGGAAGGCTCCGCGCGTCGGCGAGGGCTTCGCCGCCGGGCAGCCGCAGTTCGTGTTCCAGGTGCCTCTCGGCGGTAAGACGCCCGATGACGTACTCAAGGGCATGAACCAGTTGTGGCGGCGCAACATCAAGAAGGCCGACAAGCTGGGCGTCGAGGTCAGCCTCGGTACGGCCGAGGACCTGAAGGCGTTCCACGCGTTGTACGTCGAGACGGCCGAGCGGGATCACTTCACGCCGCGGCCGCTGCCGTACTTCGTGAAGATGTACGAGGCGCTCACGACCCAGCCGCATGGCTGTTGCGACTTCCGGCTCTACAACGCCCACCACGAAGGCGATCTGGTCGCGAGCACGATCTGGATCAGAGTGGGCCGGCACTCGTGGTACTCCTATGGAGCCAGCTCGACCGCCAAACGGGATGTGCGTGGATCCAACGCCATCCAGTGGCGGATGATGTCGGACGCGCTCGAGTCCGGCGCCACTGTGTACGACCTACGGGGCATCACCGACACCTTGGATCCGGACGACCCGCACGTCGGGCTGATCCAGTTCAAGGTCGGCACCGGCGGCGAAGCCGTCGAGTACGTCGGTGAGTGGGATCTGCCGTTGAACAAGCCGCTCTACACCGCATTCGACCTCTACATGAGACGGCGATGA
- a CDS encoding SDR family NAD(P)-dependent oxidoreductase: MSFVALVTGSTSGIGAATARRLAADGLTVVIHSRSSVEAGQALADELGGSYVQADLGVDAEATGLVEQTLARHGRLDVLVNNAGISWPVPHADLDALSAADWRRLLDVNLIAPWLLCTAALPALRASDRPGGGAIVNVTSHAGVRPKGSSIAYAASKAALNHMTKLLAAALGPAVRVNAVAPGLVDTPLTKDWTEAHELWNSQSPMRRPAQPSDVADLVAAVLANTYLTGEVILLDGGLNLR; this comes from the coding sequence ATGAGCTTCGTCGCGCTGGTCACGGGTTCCACGTCGGGTATTGGCGCGGCTACAGCGCGTCGTCTCGCGGCCGATGGTTTGACCGTCGTCATCCATTCCCGCAGCAGTGTCGAAGCCGGCCAGGCGCTGGCCGATGAGCTTGGTGGAAGCTACGTCCAGGCCGACCTCGGCGTGGACGCGGAGGCCACCGGTTTGGTCGAGCAGACTCTCGCTCGGCATGGCCGGCTCGACGTACTCGTGAACAACGCGGGCATCAGCTGGCCCGTCCCTCATGCCGATCTCGACGCGTTGAGTGCTGCCGATTGGCGCCGGCTGCTCGACGTGAACCTCATCGCGCCCTGGCTGCTCTGTACGGCGGCCCTTCCGGCGCTGCGCGCTTCCGATCGCCCGGGCGGTGGCGCGATCGTCAACGTCACCAGCCATGCGGGCGTCCGGCCGAAGGGCAGCTCGATCGCGTACGCCGCAAGTAAGGCCGCGCTCAACCACATGACCAAGCTGCTCGCCGCCGCGCTTGGACCTGCAGTGCGGGTCAACGCGGTAGCGCCCGGACTGGTGGATACGCCGCTCACCAAAGACTGGACCGAGGCCCACGAACTCTGGAACTCGCAAAGCCCCATGCGCCGTCCGGCCCAGCCCTCCGACGTGGCAGACCTAGTGGCCGCCGTACTAGCTAATACGTACCTGACGGGTGAGGTGATCTTGCTGGACGGTGGGCTGAACCTTCGGTGA
- the aroQ gene encoding gamma subclass chorismate mutase AroQ — protein MRLLVRAAAVAVSLALMPVLPADATTARYDVQVVPGGPLLPFTRAAADRVLLADKVAAAKYGTPAPIDDPVREKAILEAVAAKSREWGIDPEASVRIFRDQIEAKKVVQREWYRRWDSGQAEPPAERPDLGQIRPLIDKLNAVLLDEIRLTVDVRARPSCVTKQTRAYVAVVVEKRLDPLHATALARALTSLCAMLR, from the coding sequence ATGCGTCTACTAGTACGTGCTGCCGCGGTTGCCGTGTCTTTGGCGCTCATGCCCGTCTTGCCGGCTGACGCGACCACGGCCCGGTACGACGTACAGGTGGTGCCGGGTGGTCCGCTGTTGCCGTTCACGCGTGCTGCGGCGGATCGGGTGTTGCTCGCGGACAAGGTGGCCGCGGCGAAGTACGGCACGCCGGCGCCGATCGACGATCCGGTGCGGGAGAAGGCGATTCTCGAGGCGGTGGCGGCGAAATCGCGGGAGTGGGGGATCGACCCGGAGGCGTCGGTACGGATCTTCCGCGACCAGATCGAGGCCAAGAAGGTGGTCCAGCGGGAGTGGTATCGCCGGTGGGACTCGGGTCAGGCCGAGCCGCCGGCCGAACGACCCGATCTCGGCCAAATCCGTCCGCTGATCGACAAGCTCAACGCCGTACTGCTCGACGAAATCCGCCTCACGGTCGACGTCCGGGCGCGACCGTCATGCGTCACCAAGCAGACGCGTGCCTACGTCGCGGTGGTGGTTGAGAAGCGGCTCGACCCGTTACACGCGACCGCGCTGGCCCGGGCGCTGACGTCGTTGTGCGCGATGCTGCGATAA